In methanogenic archaeon ISO4-H5, the following are encoded in one genomic region:
- a CDS encoding transcription elongation factor NusA-like protein has translation MAADIVLTEDTLRYIALFQQLTHTNAVDCMETEDKLVFVVENGQGNIAVGKKGEHVIKLKDMTGKNIQVVEYSDDPQQFVMNVFHIYGPQKVVIEQRGNITHATVTVDPKLKGRAIGKAGKNLRIARDIVNRHHDIQSISVD, from the coding sequence ATGGCCGCAGATATCGTGCTAACGGAGGATACCCTGCGTTACATCGCACTCTTCCAGCAGCTGACCCACACCAACGCGGTCGACTGCATGGAGACTGAGGACAAGCTCGTCTTCGTCGTCGAGAATGGACAGGGAAACATCGCTGTAGGAAAGAAAGGGGAGCACGTAATCAAACTCAAGGATATGACCGGAAAGAACATCCAGGTCGTCGAGTACTCCGATGATCCCCAGCAGTTCGTGATGAACGTATTCCACATCTACGGTCCTCAGAAGGTCGTTATCGAGCAGCGCGGAAACATCACCCACGCCACGGTAACTGTGGATCCCAAACTCAAGGGACGTGCCATCGGCAAAGCGGGAAAGAACCTCCGCATTGCCAGGGATATCGTGAACAGGCATCACGACATCCAGAGCATCAGCGTTGACTGA
- a CDS encoding ribosomal protein L30e Rpl30e, with amino-acid sequence MSEVDISKALKAAISTGKVEFGVDQTEKAVKNGKAQMIVLSANCPSAELVNNKDVKIHIYSGNNMELGALCGKPFSVSALAIIDKGTSNILTL; translated from the coding sequence ATGAGCGAAGTAGATATTAGCAAGGCACTGAAGGCAGCAATCTCCACCGGTAAGGTGGAGTTCGGAGTTGACCAGACCGAGAAGGCAGTCAAGAACGGAAAGGCACAGATGATCGTCCTTTCCGCCAACTGCCCCAGCGCGGAACTTGTCAACAACAAGGACGTCAAAATCCACATCTACAGTGGAAACAACATGGAGCTCGGCGCTCTGTGTGGAAAGCCCTTCTCCGTATCTGCTCTTGCCATCATCGACAAGGGTACTTCCAACATCTTAACGCTGTGA
- a CDS encoding DNA-directed RNA polymerase subunit A' RpoA1: MNTVDRKIGSIKFSCISPEEIKNMSAVKIITADTYDDEGYPIQGGLMDPRMGVIEPGLRCKTCNCKVDECPGHFGRIELAMPVIHVGFVKDIKLMLESTCCKCGRLMLSPEEIQNRIDRLNTISDLGGDTIDQKNYSKETVKAASNRGICPYCNAEQSKIKLDKPTTFRIVNENNKKLTPLEVRERLERIPDDDLRALGMDPAVCRPEWMVLTALAVPPVTVRPSITLESGDRSEDDLTHKLVDVLRINQRLRENRDNGAPQLIVEDLWELLQYHVTTYFDNQTSGIPPARHRSGRPLKTLAQRLKGKEGRFRSNLSGKRVNFSARTVISPDPNLSINHVGVPVRAARELTVPMHVNEHNLEEMRKFVMRGPIAFGRFLNKEDGTYDLEASNAYIAKGLTDEEMDEDFLTGVNYVFRNDGRRIKVTSENAPTVAENLNIDYVIERQLSDGRNGEKDIVLFNRQPSLHRMSIMAHRVVVMKGRTFRFNLTDCAPYNADFDGDEMNLHVLQSEEARAEARIIMQVQENILSPRYGGPIIGGIHDHISGSYFLTHGDVRFNRYETMNILYKLSDVGLGGKKNMLFEELNKDGARPIPEPSGTDENGQPYWTGKDLFSIALPEDLNLTYRAAVCQCGGRCQGQNPGGVCPTDGFVRIRNGKLITGTIDEKGIGNSKGKILEKIARDYGSDRAARFLYDATRLALGAVMNHGFSTGISDEDIPEEAANQIRENSKECIQQVDELVESFRDGTLEQMPGRSVRETLEVRAQGILSGARDQAGKIAGNYLGMTNPAVIMAKTGARGSMLNLSQMAGCVGQQSVRGERIARGYWDRTLPHFHKGDLGAYAKGFCLDSYKSGLTPTEFFFHAMGGREGLVDTAVRTARSGYMQRRLISALEDLKLTTENAATVYHDGRITNTVGTIVQFKYGEDGIDPSKAVRGDAVNLNDLFAEVLGEDADKLLNVDKKENEGDDYGSREKDLEGFDDDSDYDSDEDSLDSDGDSDYEGGE; the protein is encoded by the coding sequence ATGAACACTGTAGATAGGAAAATCGGATCCATCAAGTTCTCCTGCATCTCTCCTGAAGAGATCAAGAACATGTCCGCGGTGAAGATCATCACCGCCGACACCTACGACGACGAGGGATACCCCATCCAGGGCGGTCTCATGGATCCCCGTATGGGAGTCATCGAGCCCGGACTCCGCTGTAAGACCTGTAACTGTAAGGTCGACGAGTGTCCCGGACACTTCGGACGTATCGAGCTCGCCATGCCTGTCATCCACGTCGGATTCGTGAAGGACATCAAGCTCATGCTCGAGTCCACCTGCTGCAAGTGCGGCAGGCTCATGCTGTCCCCCGAGGAGATCCAGAACAGGATCGACAGGCTGAACACCATCTCCGATCTCGGAGGAGACACCATCGATCAGAAGAATTACAGTAAAGAGACTGTCAAAGCGGCCTCTAACAGGGGAATCTGCCCCTACTGTAACGCTGAGCAGAGCAAGATCAAGCTCGACAAGCCCACCACCTTCAGGATCGTCAACGAGAACAACAAGAAGCTGACCCCCCTCGAGGTCCGTGAGAGGCTCGAGAGGATCCCCGACGACGACCTCAGGGCACTCGGAATGGATCCCGCGGTCTGCAGGCCCGAGTGGATGGTCCTCACCGCACTCGCCGTGCCCCCCGTGACCGTCAGGCCTTCCATCACCCTGGAGTCCGGAGACAGGTCCGAGGATGACCTCACCCACAAGCTGGTCGATGTCCTCAGGATCAACCAGAGGCTCAGGGAGAACCGTGACAACGGTGCACCCCAGCTCATCGTCGAGGATCTCTGGGAGCTCCTTCAGTACCATGTAACCACCTACTTCGACAACCAGACCTCCGGAATCCCTCCCGCAAGGCACAGGTCCGGAAGGCCCCTCAAGACCCTGGCCCAGAGGCTCAAGGGTAAGGAGGGAAGGTTCAGGTCCAACCTGTCCGGTAAACGTGTGAACTTCTCCGCACGTACCGTCATCTCGCCCGACCCCAACCTCTCCATCAACCACGTCGGAGTACCTGTCCGCGCCGCCAGGGAGCTCACCGTTCCCATGCACGTCAACGAGCATAACCTCGAGGAGATGAGGAAGTTCGTCATGCGCGGTCCCATCGCCTTCGGCAGGTTCCTCAACAAAGAGGACGGAACCTACGACCTGGAGGCATCCAACGCCTACATCGCCAAGGGACTCACCGACGAAGAGATGGACGAAGACTTCCTGACCGGAGTCAACTACGTCTTCAGGAACGACGGAAGGAGGATCAAGGTCACCTCCGAGAACGCCCCCACCGTGGCGGAGAACCTCAACATCGACTACGTCATCGAGAGGCAGCTCAGCGACGGACGCAACGGAGAGAAGGATATCGTCCTGTTCAACAGGCAGCCTTCGCTGCACAGGATGTCCATCATGGCCCACCGCGTCGTCGTCATGAAAGGACGTACCTTCAGGTTCAACCTCACCGACTGCGCACCTTACAACGCAGACTTCGACGGTGACGAGATGAACCTCCACGTCCTCCAGTCCGAGGAGGCCAGGGCCGAGGCCCGCATCATCATGCAGGTCCAGGAGAACATCCTGTCCCCCAGGTACGGAGGACCCATCATCGGAGGAATCCACGACCACATCTCCGGTTCGTACTTCCTCACCCACGGTGATGTCAGGTTCAACAGGTACGAGACCATGAACATCCTCTACAAACTGAGCGATGTCGGACTCGGCGGAAAGAAGAACATGCTCTTCGAGGAACTCAACAAGGACGGAGCAAGGCCCATCCCCGAGCCCAGCGGCACCGACGAGAACGGTCAGCCCTACTGGACCGGAAAGGACCTGTTCTCCATCGCCCTTCCCGAGGACCTCAACCTCACCTACAGGGCAGCCGTCTGCCAGTGCGGCGGACGCTGCCAGGGACAGAACCCCGGAGGAGTCTGCCCCACCGACGGATTCGTGAGGATCCGCAACGGAAAGCTCATCACCGGAACCATCGACGAGAAGGGAATCGGAAACAGCAAGGGCAAGATCCTCGAGAAGATCGCCCGCGACTACGGATCCGACCGTGCCGCCAGGTTCCTGTACGACGCCACCAGGCTCGCACTGGGAGCTGTCATGAACCACGGATTCTCCACCGGTATCAGCGATGAGGATATCCCCGAGGAGGCAGCCAACCAGATCAGGGAGAACTCCAAGGAGTGCATCCAGCAGGTCGACGAGCTCGTTGAGTCCTTCAGGGACGGAACCCTCGAGCAGATGCCCGGAAGGTCCGTCAGGGAGACCCTCGAGGTCAGGGCCCAGGGAATCCTGTCCGGAGCCCGTGACCAGGCCGGTAAGATCGCAGGAAACTACCTCGGTATGACTAACCCCGCCGTCATCATGGCCAAGACCGGAGCCCGTGGTTCGATGCTCAACCTGTCCCAGATGGCAGGATGTGTCGGACAGCAGTCCGTCCGTGGTGAGAGGATTGCAAGGGGATACTGGGACAGGACCCTGCCCCACTTCCACAAGGGAGACCTCGGAGCATACGCAAAGGGATTCTGTCTGGATTCCTACAAGTCCGGTCTGACCCCCACCGAGTTCTTCTTCCACGCTATGGGAGGAAGAGAGGGTCTGGTCGATACCGCTGTCCGTACCGCCAGGTCCGGATACATGCAGAGGCGTCTGATCTCCGCACTGGAGGACCTCAAGCTCACCACCGAGAACGCAGCTACCGTCTACCACGACGGACGTATCACCAATACTGTCGGAACCATCGTTCAGTTCAAGTACGGAGAGGACGGAATCGACCCCTCCAAGGCAGTCCGCGGAGACGCGGTCAACCTCAACGACCTGTTCGCCGAGGTCCTCGGAGAGGACGCAGACAAGCTCCTCAACGTCGACAAGAAGGAGAACGAGGGAGACGACTACGGATCCCGCGAGAAGGACCTCGAGGGCTTCGATGACGATTCCGACTACGACAGCGACGAGGACAGCCTCGATTCCGACGGCGACTCCGACTACGAGGGAGGTGAGTGA
- a CDS encoding DNA-directed RNA polymerase subunit A'' RpoA2, which translates to MAQKDTIAALVKRGIADEVATTVVKQYGYGSLGDISSAGVDGLVEKGLDEAVAKEIIDKIGTRKAPKSRAPKVVVAEEPEAPAEPQVPQEEYSNPHVETETESKLMGMAASLKLEIPKKVIYDIADRIEGAELTDDVCEKLLIRAAEMYASHKMVQNESAGVMAAHSIGEPGTQMNLRTFHFAGVASVSVTQGLPRLIEIVDARREPSTPSMNIPLKGLAQEDQAIAEHVASEIEITTLLDVASIETDITNMRILIIPDATKMDRRGLTVDDIVEKLNKIKAVRGLVEKSAVSFDGPNNDVACNIIISSDPENPAPFTKLQEMYEAIKNARLKGVEGIKRALIHPDPKTGQYSIITEGSNLKEILQVEGVDVDNVMTNSIIEIADVFGIEAARNSIIHEATSTLGNAGLDVDVRHIMLVADLMTNDGTVRAIGRNGVSGKKSSVLARAAFEITAAHLLHAAMVGEVDKLEGVTENIIVGQPVTLGTGAIKLYYDPKANKEDIE; encoded by the coding sequence ATGGCACAGAAAGATACCATCGCAGCATTAGTGAAGAGGGGTATTGCCGACGAGGTCGCAACCACCGTCGTGAAACAGTACGGATACGGCAGCCTCGGAGACATTTCCTCCGCAGGAGTCGACGGACTCGTCGAGAAAGGTCTCGACGAGGCAGTCGCCAAGGAGATCATCGACAAGATCGGTACCCGCAAGGCCCCCAAGTCCCGCGCTCCCAAGGTAGTCGTTGCCGAGGAGCCCGAGGCTCCCGCCGAGCCCCAGGTACCCCAGGAGGAGTACTCAAACCCCCACGTGGAGACCGAGACCGAGTCCAAGCTCATGGGCATGGCAGCATCCCTGAAACTCGAGATCCCCAAGAAGGTCATCTACGACATCGCCGACAGGATCGAGGGAGCAGAGCTCACCGACGACGTCTGCGAGAAGCTCCTGATCCGTGCGGCCGAGATGTACGCCAGCCACAAGATGGTCCAGAACGAGTCCGCCGGAGTCATGGCGGCCCACTCCATCGGAGAGCCCGGTACCCAGATGAACCTGCGTACCTTCCACTTCGCGGGAGTCGCATCCGTGTCCGTTACCCAGGGTCTTCCCCGTCTCATCGAGATCGTGGATGCCAGGCGCGAGCCCAGCACCCCTTCGATGAACATCCCCCTCAAGGGACTCGCACAGGAAGACCAGGCAATTGCCGAGCACGTTGCATCCGAGATCGAGATCACCACTCTGCTGGACGTCGCCTCTATCGAGACCGACATCACCAACATGAGGATTCTCATCATCCCTGATGCGACCAAGATGGACAGGCGCGGTCTGACCGTTGACGACATCGTCGAGAAACTCAACAAGATCAAGGCCGTCCGCGGTCTGGTCGAGAAGAGTGCCGTCTCCTTCGACGGACCCAACAACGATGTTGCATGCAACATCATCATCTCGTCCGACCCCGAGAATCCCGCGCCTTTCACCAAACTGCAGGAGATGTACGAGGCCATCAAGAACGCCAGGCTCAAGGGAGTCGAGGGCATCAAGAGGGCACTCATCCACCCTGACCCCAAGACCGGTCAGTACAGCATCATCACCGAGGGAAGCAACCTGAAGGAGATCCTGCAGGTCGAGGGTGTAGACGTGGACAACGTCATGACCAACTCCATCATCGAGATCGCAGACGTCTTCGGAATCGAGGCGGCCAGGAACTCTATCATCCACGAGGCCACCTCTACCCTGGGCAACGCAGGTCTGGATGTCGACGTCAGGCACATCATGCTTGTCGCGGACCTCATGACCAACGACGGTACCGTAAGGGCCATCGGAAGGAACGGAGTGTCCGGAAAGAAGTCCTCTGTCCTGGCAAGGGCAGCCTTCGAGATCACCGCCGCCCACCTGCTGCACGCAGCAATGGTCGGAGAGGTCGACAAACTCGAGGGAGTGACTGAAAACATCATCGTAGGTCAGCCGGTGACCTTAGGAACCGGAGCAATCAAACTTTATTACGATCCCAAAGCAAACAAGGAGGATATTGAATGA
- a CDS encoding DNA-directed RNA polymerase subunit B RpoB, with protein sequence MIFLRDLVKLYFKDKDIVNHHVESFNDFLANVHDSDKAGTDKIVSENLNSRMQRIVDDIRVPTDDAERGIIRLDPERTNGKDIEIHIGRKRDKNGNIIAQSESTIRIHPPEVTEANGYKHKLSPMEARLRNLNYMSSVEVHFEVYEDGVKKDLPDEWIHIGEIPMMVRSNGCNLNREIVNQSQDRTLTEEEYKQYLIAQKEDPREPGGYFIIGGTERVLITLEDLAPNRVMVEYSERYGAAVETAKVFSQKEGYRALTQVEKKKDGTLMVSVPVVPQEIPLVALMKALGMESDKEIHDTICSDDAMELTVMANIENSFNTKDWLPNGFHTQEDAIAYLERNFAAGQAKEYRTKKVESILDRSLLPHLGDTKDARKKKAIFLGRIAKSVLELSLKNRKEDDKDHYANKRLKLSGDLMEDLFRTSFTSLIKDLKYQLERNFGRKKYDYNIASAIRPDLFTHKLIHALATGNWVGGRAGVSQLLDRTSNMSAMSHLRRITSSLTRSQPHFEARDLHPTQWGRLCPSETPEGQNCGLVKNAALIIDVSHACNERDVFKLLKELGLDTVNEEETRVFLNGDLVGTSRDPQRLVDELRNRRRYGLIANTINVHYDTAMEEIIINCDEGRLRRPLLVLKDGKTVLTRKHLEAIRESLADENHTGFTWDDLFGEGIIEWLDAEEEEDAYVLVSPYDLPHRCPCCGHALSETDVDWMNPGKAEDCELTCRWCNGKFTLPSNITPEHTHLEVDPMIILGVAAGIVPYPEHNSAPRITMGAGMAKQALGIATANYRIRPDTRGHLMHYPQVPLVQTQTMDFMGYKYRPAGQNFCIAVMCYHGYNIEDAIVMNRSSVQRGLGRSTFMRSYRAEERLYPGGTADKFQIPSPDVVGVRADEAYAHLGEDGLISPESYVEGSDVLIGKTSPPRFLEEDTGSMLSTQKDRETSVTVRPGEKGYVDSVIVTASENGSRLVRVKVRDERIPELGDKFCSRFGQKGVVGRLVDQCDMPFTSDGITPDIIVNPHGIPSRMTVGHVLEMIAGKVGSMEARTIDGTAFSGESEDSIRDGLVRNGFARSGKEIMYDGRTGHMVEADIYTGVIFYEKLHHMVSGKLHYRSRGPVQILTRQPTEGRSRQGGLRFGEMERDCLIGHGVSMVIKDRLLDQSDGTQQYVCGNPNCGHIAITDRQGQCYCPVCKSNTNIHLVQTSYAFKLLMDELLSLGVAMRLQLEDLS encoded by the coding sequence GTGATATTTTTGAGGGATTTAGTCAAGTTATACTTCAAGGACAAAGACATCGTCAACCACCATGTCGAGTCCTTCAACGACTTCCTCGCCAACGTCCACGACTCGGACAAGGCAGGCACCGACAAGATCGTCTCCGAGAACCTCAACAGCAGGATGCAGAGGATCGTCGACGACATCAGGGTCCCCACCGACGACGCAGAGAGGGGTATCATCAGGCTCGACCCCGAGCGTACCAACGGAAAGGACATCGAGATCCACATCGGAAGGAAGAGGGACAAGAACGGAAACATCATCGCCCAGAGCGAGTCCACCATCAGGATCCACCCTCCGGAGGTCACCGAGGCCAACGGATACAAGCACAAGCTCTCCCCCATGGAGGCCAGACTCAGGAACCTCAACTACATGTCCAGCGTCGAGGTCCACTTCGAGGTCTACGAGGACGGAGTGAAGAAGGATCTGCCAGACGAGTGGATCCACATCGGAGAGATCCCCATGATGGTCAGGTCCAACGGATGCAACCTGAACAGGGAGATCGTCAACCAGTCCCAGGACCGCACCCTCACCGAGGAGGAGTACAAGCAGTACCTCATCGCTCAGAAGGAGGACCCCCGTGAGCCCGGAGGATACTTCATCATCGGAGGAACCGAGAGGGTTCTCATCACCCTCGAGGATCTCGCCCCCAACAGGGTCATGGTCGAGTACAGCGAGAGGTACGGTGCCGCCGTGGAGACTGCCAAGGTCTTCTCCCAGAAAGAGGGATACCGTGCACTGACCCAGGTGGAGAAAAAGAAGGACGGAACCCTGATGGTTTCCGTCCCCGTCGTCCCCCAGGAGATCCCCCTCGTCGCCCTTATGAAAGCACTCGGAATGGAATCCGATAAAGAGATCCATGACACCATCTGTTCCGACGACGCCATGGAGCTCACCGTCATGGCCAACATCGAGAACTCCTTCAACACCAAGGACTGGCTGCCCAACGGATTCCACACCCAGGAGGATGCCATCGCATACCTCGAGAGGAACTTTGCCGCCGGTCAGGCAAAGGAATACAGGACCAAGAAGGTCGAGTCCATCCTGGACCGCTCCCTGCTCCCCCACCTGGGTGACACCAAGGACGCCAGGAAGAAGAAGGCCATCTTCCTCGGCCGTATCGCCAAGTCCGTCCTCGAGCTCTCCCTCAAGAACAGGAAAGAGGACGACAAGGACCACTACGCCAACAAGAGGCTCAAGCTGTCCGGAGACCTCATGGAGGATCTCTTCAGGACCAGTTTCACCTCTCTCATCAAGGATCTGAAGTACCAGCTTGAGAGGAACTTCGGCAGGAAGAAGTACGATTACAACATCGCATCCGCCATCCGCCCCGACCTCTTCACCCACAAGCTAATCCACGCCCTTGCAACCGGTAACTGGGTCGGAGGACGTGCCGGAGTGTCCCAGCTTCTCGACAGGACCTCCAACATGTCCGCCATGTCCCACCTCAGGAGGATTACCTCCTCCCTGACCAGGAGCCAGCCTCACTTCGAGGCCCGTGACCTTCACCCTACCCAGTGGGGAAGGCTGTGCCCCTCCGAGACCCCCGAGGGTCAGAACTGCGGTCTGGTGAAGAACGCCGCCCTCATCATCGACGTCTCTCACGCCTGCAACGAGCGCGACGTATTCAAGCTCCTGAAGGAGCTGGGACTTGACACCGTCAACGAGGAGGAGACCCGTGTGTTCCTCAACGGTGACCTGGTCGGAACCTCCCGCGATCCCCAGAGGCTCGTCGACGAGCTCAGGAACCGCAGGAGGTACGGACTCATCGCCAACACCATCAACGTGCACTACGACACCGCGATGGAAGAGATCATCATCAACTGCGACGAGGGCCGTCTCAGAAGGCCCCTGCTCGTTCTCAAGGACGGAAAGACCGTCCTCACCAGGAAGCACCTGGAGGCCATCCGCGAGAGTCTCGCCGACGAGAACCACACCGGATTCACCTGGGACGACCTCTTCGGAGAGGGAATCATCGAGTGGCTTGACGCAGAGGAAGAGGAGGACGCATACGTTCTTGTCTCCCCCTACGACCTGCCCCACAGGTGTCCCTGCTGCGGTCACGCACTGTCCGAGACCGACGTCGACTGGATGAACCCCGGAAAAGCCGAGGACTGCGAGCTCACCTGCAGGTGGTGCAACGGCAAGTTCACCCTGCCCTCCAACATCACCCCCGAGCACACCCACCTCGAGGTCGACCCCATGATCATCCTGGGAGTCGCCGCCGGTATCGTCCCCTACCCCGAGCACAACTCCGCACCCCGTATCACCATGGGTGCAGGAATGGCTAAGCAGGCCCTCGGAATCGCTACCGCCAACTACCGTATCAGGCCCGACACCCGCGGACACCTGATGCACTACCCCCAGGTCCCTCTGGTACAGACCCAGACCATGGACTTCATGGGCTACAAGTACAGGCCCGCAGGACAGAACTTCTGTATCGCGGTCATGTGCTACCACGGATACAACATCGAGGATGCTATCGTTATGAACAGGTCCTCCGTGCAGAGGGGTCTCGGAAGGTCCACCTTCATGAGGTCCTACCGTGCCGAGGAGCGTCTCTACCCCGGAGGAACCGCCGATAAGTTCCAGATCCCCTCGCCCGATGTGGTCGGCGTCCGCGCCGACGAGGCATACGCACACCTCGGAGAGGACGGTCTCATCTCCCCCGAGTCCTACGTCGAGGGATCCGATGTCCTCATCGGAAAGACCTCTCCCCCCAGGTTCCTCGAGGAGGATACCGGAAGCATGCTGTCCACCCAGAAGGACAGGGAGACCTCCGTCACCGTCAGGCCCGGAGAGAAAGGATACGTCGACTCTGTCATCGTCACCGCCAGCGAGAACGGCTCCAGGCTCGTTCGCGTAAAGGTCAGGGACGAGAGGATCCCCGAGCTCGGTGACAAGTTCTGTTCCAGGTTCGGACAGAAGGGAGTCGTCGGAAGGCTCGTCGACCAGTGCGACATGCCCTTCACCTCCGACGGTATCACCCCTGATATCATCGTCAACCCCCACGGTATTCCTTCCCGTATGACCGTCGGACACGTCCTTGAGATGATCGCCGGTAAGGTCGGATCCATGGAGGCACGCACCATCGACGGTACCGCCTTCTCCGGAGAGTCCGAGGACTCCATCCGTGACGGACTCGTCAGGAACGGTTTCGCAAGGTCCGGAAAAGAGATCATGTACGACGGAAGGACCGGACACATGGTCGAGGCCGACATCTACACCGGAGTCATCTTCTACGAGAAGCTGCACCACATGGTTTCCGGAAAGCTGCACTACAGGTCCAGGGGACCCGTGCAGATCCTCACTAGGCAGCCTACCGAGGGACGTTCCAGGCAGGGAGGTCTCAGGTTCGGAGAGATGGAGCGTGACTGTCTGATTGGTCACGGTGTATCCATGGTCATCAAGGACCGTCTCCTCGACCAGTCCGACGGAACCCAGCAGTACGTCTGCGGCAACCCGAACTGCGGTCACATCGCCATCACCGACAGGCAGGGCCAGTGCTACTGTCCTGTCTGTAAGAGCAACACGAACATCCACCTCGTGCAGACCTCCTACGCGTTCAAGCTCCTCATGGATGAGCTTCTGTCGCTGGGTGTAGCCATGAGGCTTCAGCTGGAGGACCTTTCATGA